A window of the Scleropages formosus chromosome 5, fSclFor1.1, whole genome shotgun sequence genome harbors these coding sequences:
- the LOC108930895 gene encoding prostaglandin D2 receptor 2-like isoform X2: MVRNHQHDMGECNRNNMTLGNDTLVCPLLRSMLTSLSLNQNQNTNLAVVAVHGIFSGMGILENALILWVVGFRVRRTVAAVWVLNLALSDFLATLTLPLFTYYLYSSHSWKLGEPLCVAQSTLFFLNMFVSAFLLAVISLDRCLLVMQPIWSRRQRSVATAWKICGLGWLLAAINTVPYSIFRAVSCKTDGRNLCYHNFARFSTPATLNHDCRLRQETTAMSKLLLAFLIPLSVIAASYISLSRKLQQRQVMRENRMLNGNIQHCSATGRFASPLSPRFSKMVVAVIMVFILTWSPYHAFCLLEVTSEYYPNIRKVVEVGLPIATTFSFLNAVLNPFLYAFSCPHFCVRIRESMGALLEGLLDEGEEAMATGLQFNNILRTSFQVSAKDKRTRIV; this comes from the exons ATGGTGAGAAACCACCAACACGACATGGGAGAG TGCAACAGGAATAATATGACCCTTGGAAATGACACGCTCGTTTGCCCCCTCCTGCGCAGCATGTTGACCAGCTTGTCCCTAAACCAGAACCAGAACACGAACTTGGCCGTGGTGGCCGTACATGGCATCTTCTCAGGCATGGGCATCCTGGAGAATGCGCTCATCCTGTGGGTGGTGGGCTTCCGTGTGCGGCGCACGGTGGCGGCCGTATGGGTGCTCAACTTGGCACTGTCTGACTTCCTGGCCACGCTCACGCTGCCGCTCTTCACGTACTATCTTTACTCTTCGCACAGCTGGAAACTGGGCGAGCCGCTGTGCGTGGCGCAGTCGACTCTCTTCTTCCTTAACATGTTCGTCAGCGCCTTTCTGCTGGCTGTTATCAGCCTGGACCGCTGTCTTCTTGTGATGCAACCCATCTGGAGTAGGAGGCAACGCTCGGTTGCAACTGCCTGGAAGATCTGCGGCCTGGGCTGGCTGTTGGCAGCCATCAACACGGTGCCCTACTCTATATTCCGTGCCGTCTCCTGCAAGACTGATGGGCGAAACCTTTGCTACCACAACTTTGCCCGCTTCTCCACTCCAGCCACCCTGAACCACGACTGCCGGCTGCGTCAGGAAACCACGGCCATGAGCAAGCTGCTCCTGGCCTTCCTCATCCCATTGAGCGTGATCGCCGCCAGCTACATCAGCCTTAGCAGGAAGCTGCAGCAACGGCAGGTCATGCGGGAGAACCGCATGTTGAACGGCAACATCCAACACTGCTCTGCCACTGGCCGCTTCGCCAGCCCGCTCTCGCCCAGGTTCTCCAAGATGGTCGTGGCTGTGATCATGGTCTTCATCCTCACCTGGTCCCCATACCATGCCTTCTGTCTTCTCGAGGTGACCTCTGAGTACTATCCGAACATTCGGAAGGTCGTGGAGGTGGGCCTCCCAATCGCCACCACGTTCTCCTTCCTGAACGCGGTCCTAAACCCCTTCTTGTATGCCTTCAGCTGCCCGCACTTTTGCGTCAGAATTCGGGAGAGTATGGGCGCCCTCTTGGAGGGGCTGCTGGACGAAGGTGAGGAAGCAATGGCAACTGGATTACAGTTTAATAACATTCTTAGGACCTCATTTCAGGTGTCGGCCAAAGATAAGAGAACCAGAATAGTGTAG
- the LOC108930895 gene encoding prostaglandin D2 receptor 2-like isoform X1, protein MVRNHQHDMGECNRNNMTLGNDTLVCPLLRSMLTSLSLNQNQNTNLAVVAVHGIFSGMGILENALILWVVGFRVRRTVAAVWVLNLALSDFLATLTLPLFTYYLYSSHSWKLGEPLCVAQSTLFFLNMFVSAFLLAVISLDRCLLVMQPIWSRRQRSVATAWKICGLGWLLAAINTVPYSIFRAVSCKTDGRNLCYHNFARFSTPATLNHDCRLRQETTAMSKLLLAFLIPLSVIAASYISLSRKLQQRQVMRENRMLNGNIQHCSATGRFASPLSPRFSKMVVAVIMVFILTWSPYHAFCLLEVTSEYYPNIRKVVEVGLPIATTFSFLNAVLNPFLYAFSCPHFCVRIRESMGALLEGLLDEGILRSQLRAESRRFSSFRGTTTTNGIEFNGFA, encoded by the exons ATGGTGAGAAACCACCAACACGACATGGGAGAG TGCAACAGGAATAATATGACCCTTGGAAATGACACGCTCGTTTGCCCCCTCCTGCGCAGCATGTTGACCAGCTTGTCCCTAAACCAGAACCAGAACACGAACTTGGCCGTGGTGGCCGTACATGGCATCTTCTCAGGCATGGGCATCCTGGAGAATGCGCTCATCCTGTGGGTGGTGGGCTTCCGTGTGCGGCGCACGGTGGCGGCCGTATGGGTGCTCAACTTGGCACTGTCTGACTTCCTGGCCACGCTCACGCTGCCGCTCTTCACGTACTATCTTTACTCTTCGCACAGCTGGAAACTGGGCGAGCCGCTGTGCGTGGCGCAGTCGACTCTCTTCTTCCTTAACATGTTCGTCAGCGCCTTTCTGCTGGCTGTTATCAGCCTGGACCGCTGTCTTCTTGTGATGCAACCCATCTGGAGTAGGAGGCAACGCTCGGTTGCAACTGCCTGGAAGATCTGCGGCCTGGGCTGGCTGTTGGCAGCCATCAACACGGTGCCCTACTCTATATTCCGTGCCGTCTCCTGCAAGACTGATGGGCGAAACCTTTGCTACCACAACTTTGCCCGCTTCTCCACTCCAGCCACCCTGAACCACGACTGCCGGCTGCGTCAGGAAACCACGGCCATGAGCAAGCTGCTCCTGGCCTTCCTCATCCCATTGAGCGTGATCGCCGCCAGCTACATCAGCCTTAGCAGGAAGCTGCAGCAACGGCAGGTCATGCGGGAGAACCGCATGTTGAACGGCAACATCCAACACTGCTCTGCCACTGGCCGCTTCGCCAGCCCGCTCTCGCCCAGGTTCTCCAAGATGGTCGTGGCTGTGATCATGGTCTTCATCCTCACCTGGTCCCCATACCATGCCTTCTGTCTTCTCGAGGTGACCTCTGAGTACTATCCGAACATTCGGAAGGTCGTGGAGGTGGGCCTCCCAATCGCCACCACGTTCTCCTTCCTGAACGCGGTCCTAAACCCCTTCTTGTATGCCTTCAGCTGCCCGCACTTTTGCGTCAGAATTCGGGAGAGTATGGGCGCCCTCTTGGAGGGGCTGCTGGACGAAG GGATTTTAAGGTCACAACTGAGGGCCGAGTCCAGAAGGTTTTCCAGTTTTCGTGGCACCACTACAACCAATGGTATAGAGTTCAATGGGTTTGCTTAA
- the LOC108930895 gene encoding prostaglandin D2 receptor 2-like isoform X3, which produces MTLGNDTLVCPLLRSMLTSLSLNQNQNTNLAVVAVHGIFSGMGILENALILWVVGFRVRRTVAAVWVLNLALSDFLATLTLPLFTYYLYSSHSWKLGEPLCVAQSTLFFLNMFVSAFLLAVISLDRCLLVMQPIWSRRQRSVATAWKICGLGWLLAAINTVPYSIFRAVSCKTDGRNLCYHNFARFSTPATLNHDCRLRQETTAMSKLLLAFLIPLSVIAASYISLSRKLQQRQVMRENRMLNGNIQHCSATGRFASPLSPRFSKMVVAVIMVFILTWSPYHAFCLLEVTSEYYPNIRKVVEVGLPIATTFSFLNAVLNPFLYAFSCPHFCVRIRESMGALLEGLLDEGILRSQLRAESRRFSSFRGTTTTNGIEFNGFA; this is translated from the exons ATGACCCTTGGAAATGACACGCTCGTTTGCCCCCTCCTGCGCAGCATGTTGACCAGCTTGTCCCTAAACCAGAACCAGAACACGAACTTGGCCGTGGTGGCCGTACATGGCATCTTCTCAGGCATGGGCATCCTGGAGAATGCGCTCATCCTGTGGGTGGTGGGCTTCCGTGTGCGGCGCACGGTGGCGGCCGTATGGGTGCTCAACTTGGCACTGTCTGACTTCCTGGCCACGCTCACGCTGCCGCTCTTCACGTACTATCTTTACTCTTCGCACAGCTGGAAACTGGGCGAGCCGCTGTGCGTGGCGCAGTCGACTCTCTTCTTCCTTAACATGTTCGTCAGCGCCTTTCTGCTGGCTGTTATCAGCCTGGACCGCTGTCTTCTTGTGATGCAACCCATCTGGAGTAGGAGGCAACGCTCGGTTGCAACTGCCTGGAAGATCTGCGGCCTGGGCTGGCTGTTGGCAGCCATCAACACGGTGCCCTACTCTATATTCCGTGCCGTCTCCTGCAAGACTGATGGGCGAAACCTTTGCTACCACAACTTTGCCCGCTTCTCCACTCCAGCCACCCTGAACCACGACTGCCGGCTGCGTCAGGAAACCACGGCCATGAGCAAGCTGCTCCTGGCCTTCCTCATCCCATTGAGCGTGATCGCCGCCAGCTACATCAGCCTTAGCAGGAAGCTGCAGCAACGGCAGGTCATGCGGGAGAACCGCATGTTGAACGGCAACATCCAACACTGCTCTGCCACTGGCCGCTTCGCCAGCCCGCTCTCGCCCAGGTTCTCCAAGATGGTCGTGGCTGTGATCATGGTCTTCATCCTCACCTGGTCCCCATACCATGCCTTCTGTCTTCTCGAGGTGACCTCTGAGTACTATCCGAACATTCGGAAGGTCGTGGAGGTGGGCCTCCCAATCGCCACCACGTTCTCCTTCCTGAACGCGGTCCTAAACCCCTTCTTGTATGCCTTCAGCTGCCCGCACTTTTGCGTCAGAATTCGGGAGAGTATGGGCGCCCTCTTGGAGGGGCTGCTGGACGAAG GGATTTTAAGGTCACAACTGAGGGCCGAGTCCAGAAGGTTTTCCAGTTTTCGTGGCACCACTACAACCAATGGTATAGAGTTCAATGGGTTTGCTTAA